From Nicotiana tabacum cultivar K326 chromosome 22, ASM71507v2, whole genome shotgun sequence, one genomic window encodes:
- the LOC107803663 gene encoding DNA-directed RNA polymerase II subunit RPB7, whose product MFFHIVLERNMQLHPRHFGRDLREKLVSKLMKDVEGTCSGRHGFIVAITGIESVGKGLIRDGTGFVTFPVKYQCVVFRPFKGEILEAVVTMVNKMGFFAEAGPVQIFVSNHLIPDDMEFQSGDVPNYTTSDGSVKIQKESEVRLKIIGTRVDATEIFCIGTIKDDFLGVISDPGANA is encoded by the exons ATGTTTTTTCACATAGTATTGGAGAGAAACATGCAGCTGCATCCTCGTCACTTTGGCCGTGACCTTCGGGAAAAGCTCGTCTCAAAACTCATGAAAGATGTCGAAGGAACTTGCAG CGGTCGGCACGGTTTCATTGTGGCCATCACTGGGATTGAAAGCGTTGGTAAAGGTCTAATTCGTGATGGAACTGGTTTTGTTACTTTCCCGGTGAAGTATCAATGTGTTGTCTTTCGACCTTTCAAAGGTGAGATTTTGGAAGCTGTTGTAACCATGGTTAACAAG ATGGGATTTTTTGCTGAAGCAGGGCCTGTGCAGATTTTCGTTTCAAACCAT TTGATACCAGATGACATGGAGTTTCAGTCAGGAGATGTACCAAATTATACAACTTCCGATGGCTCC GTCAAAATTCAGAAGGAGAGTGAAGTTAGATTGAAGATAATTGGAACTCGTGTTGATGCCACAGAAATT TTCTGCATTGGTACAATAAAGGATGATTTCCTCGGAGTGATCAGTGATCCTGGCGCAAATGCTTGA